A region of the Methanobrevibacter ruminantium M1 genome:
GATCATCAATGATCTCTTGGCCTGTAGTTTCATATTGGGCTTCCACATTAAGTTCATTGTCAAACTGAAGAGGCTTATATGCACCGATTTCATCTGCAAAGTCATCTACAAGCTCAAGAGCCTTCTTGAATCCTCCGTCCTCTTTTGAGACAAGATGAACTTCAGCTCCATACATTTGAATAAGCTTTCTTCTCTCAAGAGAGACCCAATCAGGCATGAATATGTGAACCTCATGGCCAAATAGCGCACCGATTGCACTGAATGCTATTCCAGTATTACCGCTAGTAACCTCTATAATCGCTTGGCCATCCTTAAGATTGCCTCTTTCCTTTTCTTTTTCAATGATATATAATGCTATCCTATCCTTTATGCTTCCAGAATAGTTGTAAAATTCAAGTTTAGTATAAATACTGCCAGTTTTTCCTTCGTATTCATAATCAATCCTAATCATTGGTGTATTTCCAACTAGTTTTCCAATATCCATAACATTACTTCCAGTATCTAATAAAAAAAAAATAATCTTAATAAATCGATAATAATTAAATATCTAATATTATAATTTATGCATTTTGATTATAAAATACTTTATTATAATTCGAGTTTTTTACTTGGAAATTTTAATTGCACTACTATTTTTATGGTTGAATATAAGAGCATTTTTACACATGCTTAAACAATTTTGACAATTATAATCTTTTAAAAAAGTTTAATCTATAAGTAAAACTATTGCTAAAATGATAAAAGTTTAAAGTATAAATAAAACTAAAAAAATAGACAAATTAACTAAATAAAAACTATCAAAGCTTAAAAACCATTAAAATATAAAAATAAGCAAATTAACTGAATAAAAACTATCAAAGCTTAAAAACTATTAAAATATAAAAATAGATGAAATAAATAACTAAAACGATAAAAAAAATCTTAAAAGTCATTAAAAAAAGAAATAGCTAAGGGAATTGCTTAACTATTGCAATTGATCTTCAACTATCTGATCAAGCAAATGTAAGAAATTATCCTTAGCCTCATAAGGTATCATAGCACCTGCAGCGATGTCATGACCTCCTCCTTGTCCGCCAAAGTTAACAGAGGCATCAGCTAAAGCCTTGCCTAAATTAACTCCACGTGCAACAAGGAATCTGGTTGCTCTTCCAGAGACTTTTATATCATTATGAAGTCTGGACAAGCCAATGACAGGTTTTTCATCGCTTAGAATCTTAGCTGACATTCCAACTCCTGCTATTGTACCCATTATGCTTTTTAAAACTTTATCTTCGCTATAAAGATACTGGATACTGCCCAATTGCTGAGCGCCTTCACGGCTGATCCATTCAAAACCTTTGGTAAGGTCTTCCCTATATCTCTTTTGAAGTTTTAAAGCCTCGTCAAGAGATTTTTCTCTTTCGCCTAAAATTATGCTTAAGGCCAAGCCATACTCCTTGTTCTTTCCACAGGCATCAAGAATTGATGAATACTCTTCCAGATCCCTTAAAACAGGATGTTCGCTTGGAACACTGTAAACGTCACCAAATATCTGTGGATTGACCTTTACAAGCTCATCCTTAACAACATCCTTTTCCTCATCTTCCAAATCCAAGAAGCTTATGCCATATGAAACCCCCATTTTCTCAAGGAGCTCTTGAGAGTTATCCAATCTGCCAGTTAATCCTGGCAAAGCAGGGTTCAAGGTATAAGCAATTGATTTGTATAGAGGCTCTTGGGCCTTGGAAACAATTTTTAAGTCCTCATGAAGTTCCAAGTTTCCAGCTTCTTGGCCGTCCTTTAAGATTAGTTGATTTATGCCTGTAAATCTATTGGCACATTGCATATCACCAAAAGCACCGATAAGCGCCATATAAGCCAAATGCTTCTTGTTCATATTTCTAACCACTAAATAGCTAGAGCCTGCTCCGCTTAAATGGCGACTTCCGTCGATTCCAAATAAGTGAGGGTTAACATGAATGAGATTATCCTTTGGCTCGTGCTCGCTTGGCTGGTGGTGATCTGCTACAATCACATCAG
Encoded here:
- a CDS encoding PLP-dependent cysteine synthase family protein — its product is MDIGKLVGNTPMIRIDYEYEGKTGSIYTKLEFYNYSGSIKDRIALYIIEKEKERGNLKDGQAIIEVTSGNTGIAFSAIGALFGHEVHIFMPDWVSLERRKLIQMYGAEVHLVSKEDGGFKKALELVDDFADEIGAYKPLQFDNELNVEAQYETTGQEIIDDLPDVNAFVSGIGTGGTLMGIGKRLKDYNPESKVFALEPSTLSILKMGMDEGSHLIEGIGDDFIPGIVDEDVIDDIVLIHDCDAINMSKIIAQKLGLGIGISSGANFLASVIMDNDDLKIATVFPDDNKKYITTKLSEPIDENPELISNKINIIDFEVV
- a CDS encoding single-stranded-DNA-specific exonuclease RecJ, which encodes MLKKHIENEDIIRLISHNDADGLSAAGVIANAIKEEGGQFHITIVPRLKPDVIRDVSKEKYELYVFSDMGSACIKQLNRLKSDVIVADHHQPSEHEPKDNLIHVNPHLFGIDGSRHLSGAGSSYLVVRNMNKKHLAYMALIGAFGDMQCANRFTGINQLILKDGQEAGNLELHEDLKIVSKAQEPLYKSIAYTLNPALPGLTGRLDNSQELLEKMGVSYGISFLDLEDEEKDVVKDELVKVNPQIFGDVYSVPSEHPVLRDLEEYSSILDACGKNKEYGLALSIILGEREKSLDEALKLQKRYREDLTKGFEWISREGAQQLGSIQYLYSEDKVLKSIMGTIAGVGMSAKILSDEKPVIGLSRLHNDIKVSGRATRFLVARGVNLGKALADASVNFGGQGGGHDIAAGAMIPYEAKDNFLHLLDQIVEDQLQ